From Abyssibius alkaniclasticus:
CAAGACACGGAAAGCACCGCAGCCAAAGCTCAAACCCGTCCCGGAGGCGGCGGTATCCGCCGTAGGCGAAACGCTGCGCGAACAGGGAATGGCGGCCCCGCACGTCGGCAGCGGCACCACGTTCCTGCAGGCCAAGACGGCGAACGAAGTGCTGAAGGCGCAGGAACGCCGCCTTCGGCTGCAAAAGCTGAAAGGCGAGTTGATCGATCGGGCCCGTGCATTGTCGCTGGTCTTCCGGCTGGCGCGGCAGGAGCGCGATACCTGGGTCAACTGGCCGTCGCGCGCTGCGGCGTTGATGGCGGCCGATCTGGGGGTGGAAACCGCCGCTATGCAGAAGGTTCTGGAGAAACATGTCCGTGCCCAGCTCGACGAGCTTGCCGAGATCAAACCCGATCTCCGGTGATGAAGCCCTCGAGTTCGACGGCGCAGCAGAGATCCTGCGCGCCTGGGGAGCGGGCCTCACGCCAGATGCGGACTTGACCGTGTCGGAATGGGCGGACAGGCACCGGATGCTCTCGGGCCGCGCATCGGCCGAGCCGGGTCGGTATCGCACCGCCCGCACGCCCTACATGTGCGAAATTATGGACCGGCTCTCACCCGGCGATCCGACACAGCGGATCGTGTTCATGAAGGCGGCGCAGGTCGGCGCGACCGAGGCCGGGAACAACTGGATCGGCTTTGCCATCCACCAGGCGCCGGGGCCGATGCTTGCTGTCCAGCCGACGGTGGAACTGGCGAAACGAAACTCACGGCAGCGGATCGACCCGCTGATTGATGAAAGCCCGGAATTGCGCGAGCGGGTCAAACCGGCCCGCTCCCGCGACGCGGGCAATACCATGCTGTCGAAGGAATTCGCGGGCGGCATCCTGATCATGACCGGGGCGAACTCGGCCGTGGGCCTGCGCTCGACTCCGGCGCGCTACATCTTTCTGGACGAGGTTGACGCCTATCCGGCCTCCGCTGACGACGAAGGCGATCCGGTCACGTTGGCCGAAGCGCGGTCGCTGACATTTGCCCATCGGCGCAAGGTGTTCCTGGTCTCGACCCCGACAATCCGGGGACTGAGCAGGATTGAGCGCGAATATGATGCCAGCGACCAGCGGCAGTTTTTCGTGCCATGCCCGCATTGCGGTCACGAACAATGGCTGAAGTTCGAGCGGCTGCGTTGGCAAAAGGGGCGGCCGGAGACTGCTGAATATTACTGCGAGGGCTGCGACCAGCCCATCGCAGAGCACCACAAGACAGCAATGCTGGAGGCAGGCGAATGGCGCGCGACTGCGACGGCCGCCGATCCTGGCACCGTCGGCTATCACCTCTCGGCGCTCTATTCGCCGATCGGTTGGCTGAGCTGGGAGCGGATCGTGCGGGCATGGGACGCGGCCCAAGGGTCGGACGAGGCGATCAAGGCGTTTCGCAACACGATCCTCGGCGAGACGTGGGTCGAAACCGGTGAAGCGCCCGACTGGCAGCGCTTGGCAGACCAGCGCGAGACCTGGAATGCTGGCGCTGTGCCAACAGGCGGTCTGTTCCTGACTGCGGGAGCGGATGTTCAGAAGGATCGCATCGAAGTCGATGTCTGGGCTTGGGGCCGTGGGCTGGAGAGTTGGCTGATTGATCACATCGTGATCGAGGGCGGGCCCGGCGACCAGGCGTGCTGGCAGCAGCTGACCAATTTGCTCGGTCAGACATGGGAACATGCCTCAGGTCAACCGATGACGTTGGCACGGCT
This genomic window contains:
- a CDS encoding phage terminase large subunit family protein is translated as MSVPSSTSLPRSNPISGDEALEFDGAAEILRAWGAGLTPDADLTVSEWADRHRMLSGRASAEPGRYRTARTPYMCEIMDRLSPGDPTQRIVFMKAAQVGATEAGNNWIGFAIHQAPGPMLAVQPTVELAKRNSRQRIDPLIDESPELRERVKPARSRDAGNTMLSKEFAGGILIMTGANSAVGLRSTPARYIFLDEVDAYPASADDEGDPVTLAEARSLTFAHRRKVFLVSTPTIRGLSRIEREYDASDQRQFFVPCPHCGHEQWLKFERLRWQKGRPETAEYYCEGCDQPIAEHHKTAMLEAGEWRATATAADPGTVGYHLSALYSPIGWLSWERIVRAWDAAQGSDEAIKAFRNTILGETWVETGEAPDWQRLADQRETWNAGAVPTGGLFLTAGADVQKDRIEVDVWAWGRGLESWLIDHIVIEGGPGDQACWQQLTNLLGQTWEHASGQPMTLARLAIDTGYETSAVYAWSRQVGFAQVAPVKGVEGFNRSSPVTGPTYVDATIAGKRLRRGARLWTVATSTFKTETYRYLRQDRPTREEIEAGHLCPPGTIHLPNWADGEWLKQFTAEQLITVRTKRGFARLEWQKLRERNEALDCRVYARAAAWILGADRWSDARWTDLEAQVGITAEDMAEDGAGNTTPASRRAGPQRRTVRSSYMR